ATATAGAGTGATAGATTTTCATTTATTTTTCTTAAAACAGAGATTTTTATTTAGTGAATAATATGAAAAAAACAGATGAATTGCGAACAATACGCATTGACCCGTTAGTTACTCCAGCTGAATTAGCACAACGTCATGTTATAACTCCTTCAATTATGGATACTGTTATTTCAACGAGAAAAAATATTGCTAATATTATGACGGGATTAGATCCTCGTTTACTTGTCATTATAGGACCTTGTTCAGTACATGATCCTGTTGCTGCAGTAGAATATGCTGGAAGATTACAAGTATTGCGTAAGAAATATGAATCGCGTCTTGAAATTGTTATGCGAACTTATTTTGAAAAACCTCGTACAGTAATAGGTTGGAAGGGGCTAATTTCAGATCCTGACCTTAATGGTAGCTTTCACGTAAATAATGGTTTATCGATAGCTAGAAAATTATTGTTGGACATTAATAAGTTAGGAGTTCCAGCTGCGACTGAATTTTTAGACATGGTAATAGGACAATTTATTGCTGATCTCATTAGTTGGGGCGCTATTGGTGCGCGTACTACTGAAAGTCAAATTCATCGTGAAATGGCATCAGCATTATCTTGTCCTGTAGGTTTTAAAAATGGTACGGA
Above is a window of Buchnera aphidicola str. Bp (Baizongia pistaciae) DNA encoding:
- a CDS encoding 3-deoxy-7-phosphoheptulonate synthase, translated to MKKTDELRTIRIDPLVTPAELAQRHVITPSIMDTVISTRKNIANIMTGLDPRLLVIIGPCSVHDPVAAVEYAGRLQVLRKKYESRLEIVMRTYFEKPRTVIGWKGLISDPDLNGSFHVNNGLSIARKLLLDINKLGVPAATEFLDMVIGQFIADLISWGAIGARTTESQIHREMASALSCPVGFKNGTDGNIRIAVDAIRAASVEHLFLAPNKYGQMTINYTSGNPFGHVIMRGGKSPNYHAKDIAIAIKYLHEFTLSEYLMIDFSHGNCLKQHRRQLDVGESIAKQIRDGSTAIFGVMIESFLEEGSQKVIDNKSLVYGKSITDPCLGWNDSAFLLEKLANAVDSRF